The region AGCCGGCGCCCCCGAACTCCGCCGTGAAGCGCTGCAGCCGCTCGGGTGTACGCGCCGAGGCCGCCACCAGTTTGACGCCCGGGACCATGGCCAGGGCGCGCGCGTGCTGCGCCCCGAACATGCCCGCCCCGATGATCCCGACTCCGTACGCAGTTGCCACGTCTGCCATCCTCTTCCAGATCGCGGCATTCTACCCCGGAGCCGTCGAGGGGCATGCCCCTCCTGGCTCGTCAGATGTCAATCGCAGGGTCGCGCAGCACTCACTTGTCGCCATCCCGACCGCGGCGAGAAACGCCCTCCCGTCCGTCATCCCGACTGCGGCGAGGAACGAGCGGAGTGGAGTGGGATCTTCCTGAAGCCGCTACTCGGTTCGCCGGGGAAGATCCCTCGATTTCGTTCGCAGGCTCACGCCGCTCGGGATGACGGGGTGGGAAGTCAGGGCGATTGCATGTTCATTGGTGTCCCCGAAGCATCACGGAACGGGCGGTCGGGGACTGAAGTCCCCGCCTACCGTCACGCCGTCGCTGCGCGACGGCCGCCGGGAACGGCCGGCACTGGTGCGACTGGCGCGTCGCGCAGCGACTGCAGGAGTGTAGGCGGGGCTTTCAAGCCCCGACGCGGCGGCACGACGACATCAACATGCAATCGCCCCGGTTCGTGACTCAGGGCGATTGCCTGTTCATTGGTGTCCCCGAAGCATCACGGAACGGGCGGTCGGGGACTGAAGTCCCCGCCTACACGCATGCAGTCGCTGCGCGACGGCCGTCGGGAACGGCAGGCACTGGTGCGACTGGCGCGTCGCGCAGCGACTGCAGGATGGTAGGCGGGGCTTTCAAGCCCCGACGCGGTGGCACGACGACATCAACATACAATCGCCCTGGGTGGGAAGTCGCAAGCCTTGCCCTGAGCCTGCCGAATGGGTCACGCCGCTCGGGATGACGGGGAAGTGTCGGCAGCGACCCAGCCCGGTCGTTCACGACTACCGCGTGTACACCACCACCAGCCGGTCCTGCCCCGACGCCGCCCCCCAGACCTCGCCGGGCCGGCCCAGCAGCTGCCGAACGTTGGCGTTCGGCGCGGCGTGCGGCAGCACCTCGAACGACTCGGAGGACGGGTCGAAGCGGACCAACGCGTTCCCACCGAAGTCGGTCAGCCAGACGGTGCCATCGTCGTGGACGTAGACGGCGTACGTCATCGGTGCGGAACCGGGCAGCTTCCAGGCCCGCCAGCTTTCGGAGGCAGGGTCGTAGAGGCTGACCTGCCCGGACAGCCATTCGCTGACCCAGATCCGGCCCTCGCTGTCGGACCAGACCCGTCGCGCGCCCTGGCGCGGCGTCGGCGGGTCGATGGGCGTCGCCACGCCCGTCTCGGTGTCGATGCGGGCGATATGGCTGCCAGCCAGCGACGCGTAGTAGACCTCGCCGGACGGCGTGGCGGTGATGCCGTACGGGCCGTTGCCGCGCGGCGACTTCCAGGCGGACATCGCGCCATCGGCCGGGTTGAGCCTGCCGTAGACGCCGTTCTGGCCGGTGAACCAGAGGACGCCCTGGCGGTCGAAGGTGGCGGTGTTCAGGTTCGCGGCAGCATGCTCGGGCGGCAGCGGGAAGCGACGGACCTCGCTGGTAGCCGGATCGACGCGGACGATGGCGTTCAGGCCGCCGTCGGTGATCCAGGGCGCGCCGTCCGGCCCGACGATCACGCCATGCGGAGCCGAGCGCTCGCCGGGACGGGCAAGCTGCACGTGGCGCGTCTCGCCCGTGGCCGGGTTGAGCCAGCCAAGCGCGCCCGTTGCCTGGGCGGTGTACCAGACGCCGCCGTCCAGGGCCGGGGCAACGTCGTGCGGCGCGGAGCCACGCGGCACCGGGAACTCGCGGATCTCCACCTGGGCGGGCGCAGCGGAGACCGGGGCCGCGGCGGGCTGCGCGGCGTAGGCTGGGGGTGCGCTGTCAGCATTCGGCCCGATCCCGTACCTGAGCGCCGCGCCGCCGAGCAGCACGCCGAGCGCCAGCACGCCCGCACCCAGCACTGAGCGAACCCGCTTGCCGATCCGTGCATTCAGCATGGAGCCCTCCCTCGGCGTCAGCGTCGGCGACGAAGCCTGCACCCCGTCCTGATCCAGCCCACTCACGAGGCGACACGTCGTACCGTTGGTACGTCTGAGGGCGACGCGCCGGATGCCTGCACGCGCACGCTCCGCGCTGCCAGGCACTACCCGGCCCAGGTCGACACGCTCAACGGAACGATTCGTGCGCCTTCAACGTTGTACGTGATGTGAGGCAGATGATGGTCAGAATCCTGGTGGCCCTCCTGATCCTGACGGCAGCCATCGCCGGGCTGGCCGTGACAGCCCGCGCCCAGCAGGAGCCGCCGCCCACGGAGGAAGCCGTGCCTGAGCCGCCAGCCGCCATACCCGAACCGCCGGCCGCTGCCCCCTCGCCGGCAGCGTGCCCGCCCGACCGCATCCTGGTCAAGGTCAAGCCGGGCGCGGACCCGGCCGTTGTGATCGGGCGGTACGGCGGCACGATCATCCAGACGATCCTGGGCATCGACGTGCAGGTGGTCAACGTCCCCGGCGGGACCGGTCAGCAGGCCATCGACGCCCTCAACGCCGACCCCGACGTGCAGTACGCCGAGCCTGACGGGGTGGTCAGGATCTCGAACGGCGGCTCAGGGACGGGCTGTCAGCCCTGACGCTCGGCGTGCAGCGGTGGGGCGGTCCTCGTCAGACGGGTTCGGAGCCGGGACAGCCGATGCAGCGGGCTGGTCGCGCCCGAGGGTGTTGACCAGCACCACGCCGGCCAGCGTCAGCCCACCGCCCAGCAGTGACAGCCAGGACGGCATCTCGCCAAGGTAGGCCCAGCCGAAGACGACGGCCAGCCCAGGGATCAGGTAGAGAAAGCTGGCCGCGCGCGAGGCCGGAATCTTCGAGAGCGCGTACGCCCAGATGCACTGCGCGAACGCTCCGGCCACCACGCCCAGGTAGACCACGCTGACCGTCGCATGGAGCGGCGCGGCGGCGATGGTCTCCACCAGCCCCGGCGCGAAGAGGAGCATCGGCAGCGTCCCGATCCAGATCGTGTAGCTGATCAGCGCCACGGGGCCGTACCGCCCGAACGCCGACTTCTGCACCACGAACGAGACGCCCTGCGCCAGCGCCCCGAGCGCCAGCAGGCCCGCTCCAGGCTCCAGGCGCACTCCGCCGCCCTCGCCCAGCGCGATAACAGCCACCCCGGCGAAACTGACCCCGATACCGGCCCAGCCCCACCGGCGCAGTCGCTCGTGGAGGAAGGCCACGGCGAGGATCGCGGAGAAGACGGGGCCGAGGCTCGCCAGCATGCTGGCCGAGCCGGCCGTCACGGTCCGCGCTCCGTAGGTCACGCCGAGGTTGCAGAGGGTGATCCCGAGCAGGCCGCTGGCAGCCAGCACCGGCAGATCCCGCAGCGTCGGAAGGCGCGGCCTGCTGACGACGGCCACCGCCCCGAGCGTCGCCGAGGCGCACAGGAACCGCAGCAGCATCAGGTGGTCCGGGCCGTAGTACGGCAGCGCCGCGCGCGTCGCCACGAACAGCGACGCCCACAGCAGCACGGTCCCCGCGAGCGCCAGACTAACCGTTGGGGTCATGCGCGGATCGTGGATCGTGGAAGCATGCTTGCTGACGCGCGCTGCTGTGTCGTAGCGAACACGCAACTCCCCATGTCATCCTGAGCGCAGCGAAGGACCTCACCCGCTGACCGTCATCTCGTCCGTCACCCGCTGACCGTCAACGTTCGCGTCAGCAGGTGAGGTCCCCGCTTCTTTGAGCGTCATGGCGGCGGGCATACCGTCAACGCTCGCGTCAGCGGGTGAGGTCCTCCGCTGCGCTCAGGATGACAAGGGTGAGTTGCACGCTTTCACCAACCCCCACGCCCTACGGCCCACGACCCCGCTCAGTACCGGCCAGGGCGCAGCTCCAGCGGCACCTCGATCAGGGTGGAGCGGTCGCCGGCCAGTGCTTCCTGCAATGCTGCCCCGATGCCGGCCGGCGTCTCGGCGCGGATGCCGCGCATCCCGAACGCATCGGCCAGCTTCATGAAGTCAGGGTTGACCAGCTCGTGCCCGATGGGCACGCCGTACCCCTCGTTCAGGTTGTCGCGGACCGCGCCGTAGCAGTCGTCGTTGCAGACGATGTACGTCACCTTCATGCCGTACAGGTTGAGCGTCGCCAGCTCCTGCGGGTTGTAGAGCGCCGCGCCGTCGCCCGCGATGCAGACCACCTCGCGGCTCGGCTCGGCCAGCTTCGCGCCGATGCCGCCAGGGAAGCCGTACCCGAGCGTCCCGCTGCCGTTGCCCCAGCCGAACCGATACGAGCGGCCCTGGTACGCCTTCAGCAGCCGGAAAACCCACAGGCCGACCATCGAGTCGGTGAAGAAGAGGACATCCTTTGGCAGGGCCGTCTGGAGGTTGCGGAAGAAGTCGAGCGCCCACGGCACCCGCCCCTCGGCGTACCGCCACGGCCCTTCGCGGATGGCGTCCAGCGCCTCGGTCGGGAAGGCTGGGGTCTTGCGCCCCGAGACCAGCTCCGCGAGATCGCTGAGGGCGTCCCCGACGTGCCCGGCCAGCTTCAGGCGGGCGGGCGCGGCCTCGTCGCCCGGCTCCCAGTCCAGGTGGATCAACTGCTGACCGATCTGCTCGGCCGAACGGGCGCCGGTGGCCGCCAGCTCGCGCGGCCCGATGGCCAGCACCACGTCCGCCTGTTTCAACAGCTCTTCCGAGACGGAGGTCGGGCTCCAGGTGTAGCCGAGCGCCAGCGGATGATCCTCCGGCAGCGCGCCCTTGGCGTTCCGATCCGCGAAGACCGGCGCCTGGAGCTTCTCGGCAAGCTGACGCAGCGCCCCCTCGGCGCCGGCTGCCACCACTGCCCGTCCCGCCACGATGACCGGCCGCTGCGCCTTTGAGAGCAGGCTGGCGGCCTCGTCGAGGGCGCTCGGATCGACAACCGCGTGCTTCGGGCGGGCTGGCCGCGCCCCGAGCCGCTCGGCTGGCCCGACCAGCACCCGCTGTGGGATCTCCAGTACCGCGCCGCCGGGGCGGCCGGTCTCCAGCAGATCCATCAGCCGGTGGAAGGTCGGCCCGATCTCCTCGGCGCTGTTGGCCTGGGCGTAGTGGATCGCCACGGAGCGGGCAATCGGCTCGTGCATCGGGTCGTGTTCGAGGATGAAGAGCATCCGCTCGCCGTCCTCGGTCGCCTGCCAGACGCCGGTCGACGAGTTGGTGAAGCCGCACTCGGGGACGCTCGTCGCGACCGCCACCTGATTGCTGACCCACGACCACGCATCGGCAATGAACGAGACGCCCTGCTCGTTGCGCCCGACGATCGGCCGGACGCTCGATCCGCGCGTGAGCGCGCCGTAGATCGGATAGGCGCCGTGGCCGGGGACGCCAAAGAGGTACTCGACGCCCCGCTCTTCGAGCGCCGCGACGACAGCACTCGCCCCGGTGTGCCCCTGCGGCCCTGTGCGCGCTCCGACCGTCACCGTTACGACCTCCGAAAGAACCTGACGCTGGGGTGGAGATCATGCCGCATGCCGGCAGCCGGCGCAATTGGGTCGTGCGGTGTGCGGTGTGCGGTGTGCGGTGTAGGCGCGTACCGGCTGGTGTGCGCCGCTGCGCCATTGCAAGCACGCAGTTTGGTCTGTCATGTTGAGCGCAGCGAAACACCTCACCCGCTGACGCGACAATCTAACGTCAGTGGGTGAGGTTCTTCACTTCCCTCGCAAGCTCGGTCGTTCAGGATGACATGGGTGCGCACCGCTCTACCCCAGGCGGTGAGCGGCACGCACCCGTACCGTCAGGATGGCGCTCCGACGAGGCTCGCGCGGCCGGCCAGCAGGTCAAACAGGCGCTGGCAGGAGCGGCGCGTCTCGAGCGCCCCCACTTCAGCGATGATCTCGCGGGCCTGCGCCTCCCCCAGGACGGGCACGGCGTTGTCGAGGAACTTCACTTCGACGTCCGCCTGGGTCAGCGGCACTTCCGGCTCGCCCCGCGCGATGGACACCTCCGCCTGGAGCAGCCGGCCGTCGCGCGTGGTCAGGTCGAGCGCGGCCGGGCGCGTGCTCGGATACTGCGCCTCGATGGCCGGGTCGATCTCGACGCGCACCCGCGAGGCCAGGGATCGCAGCGTCGCGTCCTCGACCTGCTCCTGGGCGAAGGTGGATGGCCCGGCGTGCCCGACCGTCAGCCCGAGCGCCACGGTGTACGGCAGGCTGAACTTCGCCTCGGACGGACCGCTGGGGAGGGCCGTCGCGCCACACAACTGGTCGGCCACGGCGTAGGTCCGCACGACGACGGACTGCACGTCGTCAGGAGTCAACTGATAGTCGTCGCGCAGGGCGCGGGCGGCGTCCACGGCGGCATGGGTGTGGCGGCAGGCCGCGTACAGCTTGAAGTAGACGCCTCGGATGGCCCAGTCCGGCGCGGGATCGTCCGGACCGAGGCCAGCCAGCAACGGCGCAGGATCGCGCTCGCCGCACATCGCCGCCAGGAAGCCCTGCGTGCCCTCCAGCACCGAGCGTGGCCCCAGCGCGCCCTGAGCAGCCAGGTCAGCGGCTAGCAGGCCGGCCGCACTGCCCCGCGCCACCTGGAACGGCTTCGCCATCGCGCCGTCGTGGAAGACTTCCATCAGGCCGGCCCCCTGCACGCCGGCCAGCCCGAGCGCTCGTGCCAGCCGCGCCCGATCCAGCCCCATCAGCAGGCCGGCCGCCAGCGCCGCCGCGAACGGCGCCACCGTGGCCGAGGTGTGGTAGCCGCGTTTCAGGTGGGCGGGATTGAGGAACGCCCCGATCCGCACGAAGACCTCGTAGCCGCAGACGAGGGCGCGCAGGAGATCGGGGCCGCTGGCCTGGTGGATCTCGGCGGCGGCGAGCGCGGCCGGGAGGGTTGCCACGCCCGGATGCCCGGCCGCCATCCGGTGGCCGTCGTCCATATCCAGCGTGTGCCCGTAGACGCCGTTGACCAGGGCCGCATGGATACCTGGCAGGCGGCGTGTATCCAGCAGCAGGCTGGCCTCTGGCTTGCCACCCAACTCCACGAAGTAGGCCGTGGCGATCTGGGCCATCGGCATGCTGGCCCCGCCGATGGCCACCCCGAGGTAGTCCAGCAGCACCCGCTTTGCCAGCGTCACCACATCGGGTGGCAGATCGTCGAACGCGGTCGAGAGGAAGCGCTCGCTCCAGACTTCGGAGACACTGCCGTTGGCCGTGGCGCTGGCGTTCGACGTGCTCATAGAGGCTCCCCGGAGATCACCGCCGATCAGCGGCGGGCTGACAGTGAATGCTCGACCACGCTGAGGGTGAGATTGTGCGTGTCATCCCGAGCGGAACGACCCGTTCGGCAGGCTCAGGGCAAAGCTTGCGCGGCACCTCCCCCGTCATCCCGAGCGCGGCGAGGCACGAGCGAAGTGGAGGGATCTTCCCCAGCCAAACATGAGCCATACGGAAGGGAAGATCCCTCGACTTCGTTCGCACGCTCACTCCGCTCGGGATGACGGAGTGGTGGTCGTGCCTCGCCGCGGTCGGGATGACGACGGGTCCTGAGCGACCCGACGATTGAGCGCTGACGGACCATTAGTCGGCCAGGGGGATCGCGACGCTGATCCGTGGCTCCGGGCCGGGCACGCGGGTCACGTGGCCGCGCCCGGTCAGATCCTCGGCCAGGGTCACGTGGCCCGGCCCGAACCGGTGCACCGAGCCGTCGCCCAGGACGTACTCGACCTCGCCCGAGACGTTGATGATGTACTGGCGGCGCGGCGCGACGTGGAAGTCAATCGAGTTGCCGGCCTCGTGGCGGCGGAAGTCGATGCCCTTCGCCCCGTGGAGGGTCGTCAGCTGCGGATGATCGGCCAGCGAGAGCTCTTCCAGGTGGGTCTCGCCATCCTCGCCGGTGTAGAGACGGATGATGGACATGCCGTCGCTCCTTCTGTGGGGTCGAGCCGCAGGCCGAGGACGGGCCGGCGGACGGTGAAGGGGCGCGCTCCCAGGAGGCGACGCTGCCCCATGCGGCGATGATAGCGCAGGGGCGGGTTCTGGGTAGCGCGCACTCACTCGACCCACCGATGGCTGAACGGCGCTTACACACCGTTGAGCAAAGCTTCACCTCACCTTGAACGGCCGTTAGGCGGACCATACGTCAGACGGCCTATCGTCTCTGGGCAGCATCCTGCTCGGAGGCTGTCTCGTCCCGTGTCGCTCGGAGCCTACGTCCTGCGCCGCGCCATTCGGGGGGTCTTCACGCTCTGGCTGGTCGTCACCATCGTCTTCGTCGCGCTGCTGGCCCTGCGCCTGCCCGGCCGCCGGACTCGATGACCCGAACATCCAGTTCTGACGGGGCGCCCTTCACGTTTCCGCAGACACGTCTGGGAACCCTCGGCTTCTTCCTCGGCACGGTCCTGATCCTGATCGTCGGGCTCTGGCTACGCTGGCTCCAGACGCAGCATGCGGTATCTTCCTGATGCCCTACACGCTTGCTGCCAATGCTCAGGAGGGATGATGCCCCGCGCCGCCGTGATGTATGCCCCGAACACGCCGTTCCAGATCGTGGATGTCGACGTGGCCCCGCCCCGCCACGGTGAGGCCCTGGTGAAGGTCGCGGCGAGCGGCGTCTGCCACAGCAACCTGCACTTCATGCACGGTGCGATCCCCTCCCCCTTCCCGATCATCTTCGGCGAGGAGGGCATCGGCGTGGTGGAAGCCGTCGGGCCGGGCGTCACCACCGTCGCCCCGGGCGATCACGTCATCATGCTGTTCCGCGCCCACTGCGGCACGTGCTTCTACTGCGTGCGCGGCCGGCCGACCCTCTGCGACTTCGGCGCACCGATCCGCTCGTCGGGCCGCCTCGTGGACGGCACCTCGCGCTTCCGCCACGGCGATCGGGAGGTCTTCCACTTCGCTGGCGTCTCCTCGTTCAGCGAGTACAGCGTGGTGCCGGAGCAGGGCCTTCTGAAGATCCGCAACGACGTCCCACTGGACGTGGCCGTCCTGATCGCCTGCAGCGTCACCTCGGGGGCCGGGCCGCTGCTGTTCGGGATGCCGGTGGAGGCCGGCAGCAGCGTGCTGATCATCGGGGCGGGCGGCGTCGGGCTGAACGCCGTCCAGGGCGCGCTGCTGGCCGCCGCCAACCCGATCGTCGTGGCCGATATCGTGCCGGCCAAACTGGAGCTGGCAAAGCGGCTCGGCGCGACGCACACCATCGACGCGCGCACCGAGGACGTGGTCGCCGTCACGAAGTCGCTGACGGACGGGCGCGGCGTGGACTACGCTCTCGAGGTGATCGGGCGCACCGAGACGATGCAGACGGCGTTCGACGCCACCCGCAAGGGCGGCACCATGCTCATCATCGGGCTGTGCGGCCCGGACGTGCGCTGGCCGATCAGCCCGTTGGCGATGGTCACCCAGGAGAAGACGATCCGCGGGACCACCTACGGCGCGGTGAACATCCGCAAGGACGTGCCGATCCTCCTGGACCTGTACCTGGCCGGGCGGTTGAAGCTGGACGAGCTGATCAGCCGCCGCTTCAGGCTGGACGAGATCAACGAGGCGTTCGCGATGCTGGAGCGCGGCGAGATGGCACGCGGTGTGATCATCTACGAGTAGCCAGCCAGACTGAACGCAACGGGGCGGGGTGGGGGCAGCGCCGGCCCCGAGCTGCCCGACCTGAGCCGTCCCCACAACGCGGAACGATGTCGCACGGCCGGCCCGGGGCTTGCCACGATCCGGCCCAGGCCGTACCATCCCGTCACTCGAAGGGTTCTCATGCACCCACAACGGGGTGGTCGTGAGAGATGGCACCGTTCGCCGTACGGCACGCCCGAGAAGGGATCAACACCCGTGACTCTGCATACGGCATCAGCCGGCCGCCGTTCGCCTCGTAGCCGCCGCGAGTTCTTGCGCCTGGGCCTCGTGGCCAGCGGCGCGGCGCTCCTCGCAGCCTGTGGACAGGCTGCGCCGGCCGCGCCAACGGCCAAGCCGGCCGAGGCGCCCAAGCCATCGGCTCCGCCCACCTCCGCGCCGGCCTCGGTCGCATCGCCGGTGGCCTCACCGGCAACCGCCGCGTCTCCGGCCGCCGGGGCCTCCCCGAGCGCGTCGCCGGCCGCTTCCCCGGCAGCGGCTGCGCCGGCCTCCGCTCCGGCTCCGGCCGCTGCCAGCAAGCCCGGCGGGACCAAGATCTACCGCGTCGGCCTCTCCGGCGACGCCACGGACCTCGACCCGCTCAAGTCCACCACCCAGGCGAACGTCCCGCCGTCCGATGCGCTCTACACCTACGTGGCGCGGTACAGCTACAAGCCGCCGCTCGGCCCGACTATCAACCCCGAGCTGGCCGAGGGCTGGGACATTCAGGACGGCGCGAAGACCTACGTCTTCCACCTGCGGAAGGGTGTCAAGTACCACGACGGCAGCGGCGAAGTCACCGCCGAGGACGTCAAGTGGAACTGGGAGCGCGCCAAGGATCCAAAGACCGGCTCGGCGGCGGCGGCGGACTGGGTCGGCTCGACCATCACCGTGCTCGACCCGCTGACCGTCAAGGTCACGTTCGAGAAGCCGTACCCGTCGTTCATCGGGGCGACCATCGCCTACACCAGCGGCGCGCTCGTCGCCCCGAAGGCACACCAGGCCCTCGGCGACAAGTGGAGCACCGCGCCCGTCGGCAGCGGTCCCTTCAAGTGGGGTTCGGCACAGCCCGGCACGACCATGACGCTCAAGAAGAACCCCGATTACTGGGGCAAGCCGGCAAACGTCGACGAGATCCAGTTCCGGATGAAGGTCGACGGGCGGACCGCCATGCTGGCGGTCGCCAAGGGCGAGCTTGACGCCTACTACATCGCCGACCCGGACGTGGCCATCGCCGCCTCGAAGAACACGGACCCGAACGTCAAGTTCATCAAGTCCAGCTACGGGCAGTCGCCGTTCACCGTCTGGTTCAACATGCGGCGCAAGCCCCTGGACGACCTGCGCGTGCGACAGGCACTCTGGCACGCCATCGACGGCGAGGCCATCGCGCGGGATCTGTTCGGCGGGCTGGCCCAGCCGATCCACAGCTACCTGCCGCCGTGGATGTTCGGCTACACCGACGACGTGCCGCGCTACGAGTACAACCCGGACAAGGCGAAGCAGTTGCTCAAGGCCGCCAACGTCTCGCCAGACTGGGCCCCGAGCTTCGTGACGCAGTCCGTGCTGCCGATCTCGAAGCG is a window of Chloroflexota bacterium DNA encoding:
- a CDS encoding lyase, which encodes MEIREFPVPRGSAPHDVAPALDGGVWYTAQATGALGWLNPATGETRHVQLARPGERSAPHGVIVGPDGAPWITDGGLNAIVRVDPATSEVRRFPLPPEHAAANLNTATFDRQGVLWFTGQNGVYGRLNPADGAMSAWKSPRGNGPYGITATPSGEVYYASLAGSHIARIDTETGVATPIDPPTPRQGARRVWSDSEGRIWVSEWLSGQVSLYDPASESWRAWKLPGSAPMTYAVYVHDDGTVWLTDFGGNALVRFDPSSESFEVLPHAAPNANVRQLLGRPGEVWGAASGQDRLVVVYTR
- a CDS encoding Zn-dependent alcohol dehydrogenase encodes the protein MPRAAVMYAPNTPFQIVDVDVAPPRHGEALVKVAASGVCHSNLHFMHGAIPSPFPIIFGEEGIGVVEAVGPGVTTVAPGDHVIMLFRAHCGTCFYCVRGRPTLCDFGAPIRSSGRLVDGTSRFRHGDREVFHFAGVSSFSEYSVVPEQGLLKIRNDVPLDVAVLIACSVTSGAGPLLFGMPVEAGSSVLIIGAGGVGLNAVQGALLAAANPIVVADIVPAKLELAKRLGATHTIDARTEDVVAVTKSLTDGRGVDYALEVIGRTETMQTAFDATRKGGTMLIIGLCGPDVRWPISPLAMVTQEKTIRGTTYGAVNIRKDVPILLDLYLAGRLKLDELISRRFRLDEINEAFAMLERGEMARGVIIYE
- a CDS encoding ABC transporter substrate-binding protein — encoded protein: MTLHTASAGRRSPRSRREFLRLGLVASGAALLAACGQAAPAAPTAKPAEAPKPSAPPTSAPASVASPVASPATAASPAAGASPSASPAASPAAAAPASAPAPAAASKPGGTKIYRVGLSGDATDLDPLKSTTQANVPPSDALYTYVARYSYKPPLGPTINPELAEGWDIQDGAKTYVFHLRKGVKYHDGSGEVTAEDVKWNWERAKDPKTGSAAAADWVGSTITVLDPLTVKVTFEKPYPSFIGATIAYTSGALVAPKAHQALGDKWSTAPVGSGPFKWGSAQPGTTMTLKKNPDYWGKPANVDEIQFRMKVDGRTAMLAVAKGELDAYYIADPDVAIAASKNTDPNVKFIKSSYGQSPFTVWFNMRRKPLDDLRVRQALWHAIDGEAIARDLFGGLAQPIHSYLPPWMFGYTDDVPRYEYNPDKAKQLLKAANVSPDWAPSFVTQSVLPISKRVAEAVSSYWTDIGIKVKNDSLEQGLIAQRTANIDYDMWGTYISRVDPDQLTARFWRSDSSSNRSGYTMGDELIEKIRNEANPEARAKLYGDMQRKLVEDAPAAFLIATSEHMLLNKRVTGEEGPGWLLRMNWFDADVPAE
- a CDS encoding thiamine pyrophosphate-binding protein — its product is MTVGARTGPQGHTGASAVVAALEERGVEYLFGVPGHGAYPIYGALTRGSSVRPIVGRNEQGVSFIADAWSWVSNQVAVATSVPECGFTNSSTGVWQATEDGERMLFILEHDPMHEPIARSVAIHYAQANSAEEIGPTFHRLMDLLETGRPGGAVLEIPQRVLVGPAERLGARPARPKHAVVDPSALDEAASLLSKAQRPVIVAGRAVVAAGAEGALRQLAEKLQAPVFADRNAKGALPEDHPLALGYTWSPTSVSEELLKQADVVLAIGPRELAATGARSAEQIGQQLIHLDWEPGDEAAPARLKLAGHVGDALSDLAELVSGRKTPAFPTEALDAIREGPWRYAEGRVPWALDFFRNLQTALPKDVLFFTDSMVGLWVFRLLKAYQGRSYRFGWGNGSGTLGYGFPGGIGAKLAEPSREVVCIAGDGAALYNPQELATLNLYGMKVTYIVCNDDCYGAVRDNLNEGYGVPIGHELVNPDFMKLADAFGMRGIRAETPAGIGAALQEALAGDRSTLIEVPLELRPGRY
- a CDS encoding DMT family transporter, which gives rise to MTPTVSLALAGTVLLWASLFVATRAALPYYGPDHLMLLRFLCASATLGAVAVVSRPRLPTLRDLPVLAASGLLGITLCNLGVTYGARTVTAGSASMLASLGPVFSAILAVAFLHERLRRWGWAGIGVSFAGVAVIALGEGGGVRLEPGAGLLALGALAQGVSFVVQKSAFGRYGPVALISYTIWIGTLPMLLFAPGLVETIAAAPLHATVSVVYLGVVAGAFAQCIWAYALSKIPASRAASFLYLIPGLAVVFGWAYLGEMPSWLSLLGGGLTLAGVVLVNTLGRDQPAASAVPAPNPSDEDRPTAARRASGLTARP
- a CDS encoding MmgE/PrpD family protein, whose product is MSTSNASATANGSVSEVWSERFLSTAFDDLPPDVVTLAKRVLLDYLGVAIGGASMPMAQIATAYFVELGGKPEASLLLDTRRLPGIHAALVNGVYGHTLDMDDGHRMAAGHPGVATLPAALAAAEIHQASGPDLLRALVCGYEVFVRIGAFLNPAHLKRGYHTSATVAPFAAALAAGLLMGLDRARLARALGLAGVQGAGLMEVFHDGAMAKPFQVARGSAAGLLAADLAAQGALGPRSVLEGTQGFLAAMCGERDPAPLLAGLGPDDPAPDWAIRGVYFKLYAACRHTHAAVDAARALRDDYQLTPDDVQSVVVRTYAVADQLCGATALPSGPSEAKFSLPYTVALGLTVGHAGPSTFAQEQVEDATLRSLASRVRVEIDPAIEAQYPSTRPAALDLTTRDGRLLQAEVSIARGEPEVPLTQADVEVKFLDNAVPVLGEAQAREIIAEVGALETRRSCQRLFDLLAGRASLVGAPS